From one Triticum urartu cultivar G1812 chromosome 3, Tu2.1, whole genome shotgun sequence genomic stretch:
- the LOC125544276 gene encoding transcription initiation factor TFIID subunit 7-like: MDEQFILRVPPSVAEQIERLMNESAAGSSSNPDDASLDLSFSEDGRSGTFMIGNQRFPASLLDLPTVVESYKTYDDSFLVKTADIGQMIMVREEDDPAPEGVEYKHGLTPPMRDARRRRFRREPDLSAELVHRVEKDLISIMQGVPVNQNVGVAGGGEGGDRKKAAPAPAPKPDVQEPAANGEEAEADRSDSDESDS; the protein is encoded by the exons ATGGACGAGCAGTTCATCCTCCGCGTGCCCCCATCCGTGGCGGAGCAGATCGAGCGGCTTATGAACGAATCTGCCGCCGGCTCATCCTCCAACCCCGACGACGCCTCCCTCGACCTCTCCTTCTCAG AGGATGGAAGGAGTGGCACATTTATGATTGGTAACCAGAGGTTTCCTGCATCTCTCTTGGATCTCCCAACCGTTGTGGAGTCATATAAGACATATGATGATTCCTTTTTAGTTAAAACTGCTGATATTGGTCAG ATGATAATGGTAAGAGAAGAAGATGATCCTGCTCCAGAAGGAGTTGAATACAAGCATGGACTTACTCCTCCAATGAGGGATGCACGCAGGCGACGTTTTCGCAGAGAGCCTGACTTGAGT GCAGAGCTTGTTCACCGAGTTGAGAAGGATCTTATAAGTATTATGCAAGGAGTGCCTGTCA ACCAGAATGTTGGTGTAGCTGGAGGCGGTGAAGGTGGTGATCGCAAGAAGGCTGCACCAGCTCCTGCACCCAAGCCTGACGTTCAAGAGCCTGCTGCAAATGGCGAAGAAGCTGAGGCTGATCGGAGCGACTCTGATGAGTCGGACAGCTGA